A window of the Cystobacter fuscus genome harbors these coding sequences:
- a CDS encoding tetratricopeptide repeat protein translates to MQGIWRVVWLSFLLGACSEKPAAPAAPDKSAAALAAQDAACPGGTVKGCVDAAAEAERKGEVARAVELYTRGCEAGVARVCNVLGTLVWQGRGVSADPARAYSLYMRACEGGDAAGCFSAAICHRTGACAEKNDAEATKLLRRACDGGDSRACANLGGR, encoded by the coding sequence ATGCAAGGCATTTGGAGGGTGGTGTGGCTGTCGTTCCTGCTGGGGGCATGCTCGGAGAAGCCCGCGGCGCCCGCCGCGCCGGACAAGAGCGCGGCGGCGCTGGCGGCCCAGGACGCGGCCTGCCCGGGCGGGACGGTGAAGGGGTGTGTGGACGCGGCCGCCGAGGCCGAGCGCAAGGGCGAGGTGGCTCGCGCCGTCGAGCTGTACACGCGCGGCTGCGAGGCGGGCGTGGCCCGGGTGTGCAATGTGTTGGGGACGCTCGTCTGGCAGGGGCGCGGCGTGAGCGCGGATCCCGCGCGTGCCTATTCACTCTACATGCGGGCGTGTGAGGGGGGCGACGCGGCGGGCTGCTTCAGCGCCGCCATCTGCCACCGCACGGGCGCGTGCGCCGAGAAGAACGACGCCGAGGCCACGAAGCTGTTGCGGCGCGCCTGTGATGGGGGGGACTCCCGCGCCTGCGCCAATCTGGGCGGACGCTGA
- a CDS encoding SRPBCC family protein, producing the protein MLKRISLALAVAVVGFASLVASRPSAYRTERARPLAAPAEIPFALVNDLHRWRLWSPWDALEPGMKRHFDGPIAGPEAVYTWAGNARAGKGRITVLESRPYEFIRVRFERLAPRPSTSTLDFTFHPTDGGVLLRWSQEGQLSWLDRARALITDLEALRGEELDQGLKALVAVSETEVSNRRERDALIKARTEEEARQAPTPP; encoded by the coding sequence ATGCTCAAGCGGATTTCTCTCGCACTGGCAGTCGCGGTGGTGGGCTTCGCCTCCCTGGTGGCCTCTCGACCCTCGGCCTACCGGACCGAACGCGCCAGGCCCCTCGCCGCGCCCGCCGAGATTCCCTTCGCCCTGGTGAATGATCTGCACCGCTGGCGACTGTGGTCCCCCTGGGACGCGCTCGAGCCGGGCATGAAGCGCCACTTCGACGGGCCCATCGCGGGCCCCGAGGCCGTCTACACCTGGGCGGGCAACGCACGGGCGGGCAAGGGGCGCATCACCGTGCTGGAGAGCCGGCCCTACGAGTTCATCCGCGTGCGCTTCGAGCGCCTCGCGCCCCGGCCCTCCACGAGCACGCTCGACTTCACCTTCCACCCCACCGACGGGGGCGTGCTGCTGCGCTGGAGCCAGGAGGGGCAGTTGTCGTGGCTGGACAGGGCCCGCGCCCTGATCACCGACCTGGAGGCGCTGCGGGGCGAGGAGCTCGACCAGGGACTGAAGGCCCTCGTCGCGGTGTCCGAGACCGAGGTGAGCAACCGGCGCGAGCGGGACGCGTTGATCAAGGCGCGCACCGAGGAGGAGGCCCGGCAGGCCCCGACCCCCCCGTGA
- a CDS encoding ATP-binding protein, translating to MFAGPSEMHARIRAHDWSASSLGPMDTWPESLKALVRTMLSSRYPMILTWGPSFLQFYNDAYSKLIGDKHPAALGLDIRVTMAEAWDTLGPMIHQVMATGVANWTPALMLLLERSGYREESYFSVSHSPAEDDTGRIVGMFAVCSEVTQQLLGERRLRLLRDLASRAAVTRSVAKTCEEVVTAIAEHPLDVPFALLYLRDPDGKGFTRHGVIGLEENAAACPLRVEGGDDEPVWPLARAAEGETVLVEDVERRVTLTGGPFEDPVRTAVVMPVAAAGQSAPLGVLVTGLSPNRALDEGYRSFLELLVGQVSVALRNAHAHEEERRRAEALAELDRAKTVFFSNISHEFRTPLTLMLGPTQDLLAGRAGPLSGAVRTELEVLHRNAGRLLRLVNTLLDFSRLEAGRMEASFAPADFSTLCADLAGTFRSAVERAGLQLLVNCPPLSQPVYLDGELWEKVVLNLVSNAFKFTHEGSISVRTFERDGCAVLEVRDTGTGIPAVELPRLFERFHRVKDAHARTHEGSGIGLALVHELVRLHGGQVEVDSTEGQGTTFTVEVPLGFAHLPEERVRATRVLPSTATGAAPYVEESLRWSVQEPVEVPPVVPEPNRPRARVLLADDNADVRDYIHRVLSAGFEVQAVPDGQVALEVALAHPPELVISDVMMPRLDGVGLLRALRAAPHTRDLPILLLSARAGEEATLEGLESGADDYLVKPFSARELLTRVRAHLERARMRREVARERAQVEHLLEAVRARDDFLSVASHELKTPLTIFQLQLGAIERSLNASSQPGIGERLDTARRSARRLAGLIETLLDVSQLTTGRMQLSRIQVDLAELARGVVLAHQGEARRQGCSVRLQLEGSLEGFFDRERMEQVFHHLLSNALKFGVGHPVDVTLREDGGGVTLSIVDHGIGIPVADRQRVFERFERAVPARNYGGLGLGLWVIRQVVEAHHGHIRIEETPGGGATFLVHVPRPGPLVPPGPSVPEVPGGKGRDVMN from the coding sequence ATGTTCGCCGGTCCGAGTGAAATGCACGCGCGCATCCGCGCGCACGACTGGTCCGCCAGCAGTCTGGGGCCGATGGACACCTGGCCCGAGAGCCTGAAGGCCCTGGTGCGCACGATGCTCTCGTCGCGCTACCCCATGATCCTCACGTGGGGGCCGTCCTTCCTCCAGTTCTACAACGATGCCTACTCGAAGCTGATCGGCGACAAGCACCCGGCGGCGCTGGGGCTCGACATCCGCGTCACCATGGCCGAGGCGTGGGACACGCTCGGGCCGATGATCCACCAGGTGATGGCCACCGGCGTGGCGAACTGGACGCCCGCCCTGATGCTCCTGCTGGAGCGCTCGGGCTACCGCGAGGAGTCCTATTTCAGCGTCTCGCATTCCCCCGCCGAGGATGACACGGGGCGAATCGTCGGCATGTTCGCCGTCTGCAGCGAGGTGACCCAGCAGCTCCTCGGGGAGCGGCGGCTGCGGCTCTTGAGGGATCTGGCCTCCCGGGCGGCGGTGACCCGGAGCGTCGCGAAGACCTGTGAGGAGGTCGTCACCGCCATCGCCGAGCACCCCCTGGATGTGCCCTTCGCGCTGCTGTACCTGCGCGACCCGGACGGCAAGGGGTTCACCCGCCACGGGGTCATCGGGCTGGAGGAGAACGCGGCGGCGTGTCCGCTCCGGGTGGAGGGCGGAGACGACGAGCCCGTGTGGCCCCTGGCCCGCGCGGCCGAGGGCGAGACGGTGCTCGTCGAGGATGTCGAGCGCCGTGTCACGCTGACGGGGGGCCCGTTCGAGGATCCGGTCCGCACGGCGGTGGTGATGCCGGTGGCCGCCGCGGGCCAGAGTGCTCCACTCGGCGTGCTCGTGACGGGGCTCAGCCCCAACCGGGCGCTCGACGAGGGCTACCGCTCCTTCCTCGAGCTGCTGGTGGGCCAGGTGTCGGTGGCCCTGCGCAATGCCCACGCCCACGAGGAGGAGCGTCGGCGCGCGGAGGCCCTGGCGGAGCTGGATCGCGCCAAGACGGTCTTCTTCAGCAACATCAGCCATGAGTTCCGCACGCCCCTGACGTTGATGCTGGGGCCCACGCAGGATCTGCTCGCCGGGCGCGCGGGCCCGCTGTCCGGGGCGGTCCGCACCGAGCTGGAGGTGCTCCACCGCAACGCGGGGCGGCTGCTGCGGCTCGTCAACACGCTGCTGGACTTCTCCCGGCTGGAGGCGGGGCGGATGGAGGCCAGCTTCGCTCCCGCCGACTTCTCCACGCTGTGCGCGGACCTCGCGGGCACCTTCCGCTCGGCGGTGGAGCGCGCGGGGCTCCAGCTCCTCGTGAACTGCCCGCCGCTGTCCCAGCCCGTCTACCTGGATGGCGAGCTCTGGGAGAAGGTCGTCCTCAACCTCGTCTCCAACGCCTTCAAGTTCACCCACGAGGGGAGCATCTCGGTCCGCACCTTCGAGCGGGACGGGTGCGCCGTGCTCGAGGTGCGCGACACGGGAACGGGCATCCCCGCCGTGGAGCTGCCGCGCCTCTTCGAGCGCTTCCACCGGGTGAAGGACGCGCATGCCCGGACGCATGAGGGCTCGGGCATCGGACTCGCGCTGGTGCATGAGCTGGTACGGCTCCATGGCGGGCAGGTGGAGGTGGACAGCACCGAGGGACAGGGGACGACGTTCACCGTCGAGGTGCCCCTGGGCTTCGCGCACCTGCCGGAGGAGCGGGTGCGCGCCACGCGGGTGCTGCCCTCCACCGCGACCGGTGCCGCCCCCTACGTCGAGGAGTCCCTGCGCTGGTCCGTCCAGGAGCCCGTCGAGGTGCCGCCCGTCGTGCCGGAGCCGAACCGGCCTCGCGCGCGCGTGCTCCTCGCGGACGACAACGCGGACGTGCGCGACTACATCCACCGGGTGCTGTCCGCCGGGTTCGAGGTGCAGGCGGTGCCGGATGGACAGGTGGCCCTGGAAGTGGCCCTGGCCCACCCGCCCGAGCTCGTCATCTCGGACGTGATGATGCCCCGGTTGGATGGCGTGGGGCTGTTGCGCGCCCTGCGTGCCGCTCCCCATACCAGGGACCTGCCCATCCTCCTGCTGTCGGCCCGCGCCGGGGAGGAAGCCACGCTCGAGGGACTCGAGTCCGGAGCGGATGACTACCTCGTCAAGCCCTTCTCCGCCCGGGAGTTGCTCACCCGGGTGCGTGCCCATCTCGAGCGGGCGCGCATGCGCCGGGAGGTGGCCCGGGAACGGGCCCAGGTGGAGCACCTCCTGGAGGCCGTGCGGGCCCGGGACGACTTCCTGTCCGTGGCCTCCCATGAGCTGAAGACACCGCTCACCATCTTCCAGCTCCAGCTCGGCGCCATCGAGCGGAGCCTGAACGCGTCCTCCCAGCCCGGTATTGGCGAGCGGTTGGACACGGCGCGTCGCTCCGCGCGTCGGCTGGCCGGCCTCATCGAGACGTTGCTGGACGTGTCTCAGCTCACCACGGGCCGCATGCAGCTGTCGCGGATTCAGGTGGACCTGGCGGAGCTCGCGCGCGGCGTGGTGCTCGCCCACCAGGGCGAGGCCCGGCGGCAGGGCTGCTCGGTGCGGCTCCAGCTCGAGGGCTCCCTGGAGGGCTTCTTCGATCGGGAGCGCATGGAGCAGGTGTTCCACCACCTGCTATCCAATGCCTTGAAGTTCGGCGTGGGCCACCCCGTGGACGTCACCCTGCGCGAGGACGGGGGTGGGGTGACGCTCTCGATCGTGGACCATGGCATCGGCATCCCGGTGGCCGACCGACAGCGCGTCTTCGAGCGGTTCGAGCGGGCCGTGCCAGCGCGCAACTACGGCGGCCTCGGGCTGGGCCTCTGGGTCATCCGCCAGGTGGTCGAGGCCCACCATGGGCACATCCGCATCGAGGAGACGCCAGGTGGGGGCGCGACGTTCCTCGTCCACGTGCCACGCCCTGGTCCGCTCGTGCCCCCCGGCCCGTCCGTGCCCGAGGTGCCCGGAGGCAAGGGCCGCGACGTGATGAACTGA
- a CDS encoding L-serine ammonia-lyase, which translates to MSLSVFDMFSIGIGPSSSHTVGPMRAARQFVETIAREAGGLDGVDSVKVELFGSLGHTGKGHGSDVAVILGLEGERPEEVDCDAVPARISGVVESARLKLLGQQPVKFKPSEDIVFHKRQSLPRHPNGMRFTAGLTRRGESITRSYYSVGGGFVVNDDGTAAPSGGVREARLPYPFKTGAELLALCQQHGLSISTLMLENEKALRSEAQVRAGLLRIWEVMQACVKRGCEREGLLPGGLKVKRRAAAIYRKLKGDMRGADPLMAMDWVNLYALAVNEENAAGGRVVTAPTNGAAGIVPAVLHYYRRFVPNADDEGAVRFLLTAGAIGMLYKLNASISGAEVGCQGEVGVACSMAAAALAEVMGGTPEQVENAAEIGMEHNLGLTCDPIGGLVQVPCIERNAMGSIKAINAARLALQGDGKHKVSLDKVITTMRQTGADMMTKYKETARGGLAVNIIEC; encoded by the coding sequence TTGTCACTCAGTGTGTTCGACATGTTCAGCATTGGTATTGGCCCCTCGAGTTCCCACACGGTGGGACCGATGCGTGCGGCACGTCAGTTCGTGGAGACCATCGCGAGGGAGGCCGGAGGCCTGGACGGAGTCGACTCCGTGAAGGTGGAGCTCTTCGGCTCGCTGGGGCACACCGGCAAGGGTCACGGCAGTGACGTCGCGGTCATCCTCGGGCTGGAGGGCGAGCGCCCCGAGGAGGTCGACTGCGACGCCGTCCCCGCTCGCATCTCCGGCGTGGTGGAGAGCGCGCGGCTCAAGCTGCTCGGCCAGCAGCCGGTGAAGTTCAAGCCCTCCGAGGACATCGTCTTCCACAAGCGGCAGTCGCTGCCGCGCCACCCCAATGGCATGCGCTTCACCGCGGGACTCACCCGGCGCGGCGAGTCCATCACCCGCTCCTACTATTCGGTGGGCGGGGGCTTCGTCGTGAATGACGACGGCACCGCTGCCCCCTCGGGGGGCGTGCGCGAGGCGCGCCTGCCCTACCCCTTCAAGACGGGCGCGGAGCTGCTCGCGCTCTGCCAGCAGCATGGGCTGAGCATCAGCACGTTGATGCTGGAGAACGAGAAGGCGCTGCGCTCCGAGGCCCAGGTGCGCGCGGGCCTGTTGCGCATCTGGGAGGTCATGCAGGCGTGCGTCAAGCGCGGCTGCGAGCGCGAGGGTCTGCTGCCGGGCGGGCTCAAGGTGAAGCGCCGCGCGGCGGCCATCTACCGCAAGCTCAAGGGGGACATGCGCGGCGCGGATCCGCTCATGGCCATGGACTGGGTGAACCTCTACGCGCTCGCGGTGAACGAGGAGAACGCGGCGGGAGGGCGCGTGGTGACGGCGCCCACCAATGGCGCGGCGGGCATCGTGCCGGCGGTGCTCCACTACTACCGGCGCTTCGTGCCGAACGCGGACGACGAGGGGGCCGTCCGCTTCCTGCTCACCGCGGGAGCCATCGGCATGCTCTACAAGCTCAACGCCTCCATCTCCGGCGCCGAGGTGGGCTGCCAGGGCGAGGTCGGCGTGGCGTGCTCCATGGCGGCCGCGGCGCTCGCCGAGGTGATGGGCGGCACGCCCGAGCAGGTGGAGAACGCGGCGGAGATCGGCATGGAGCACAACCTGGGCCTCACGTGCGATCCCATCGGCGGGCTCGTCCAGGTGCCCTGCATCGAGCGCAACGCCATGGGCTCCATCAAGGCCATCAACGCCGCGCGGCTGGCGCTCCAGGGAGATGGCAAGCACAAGGTCTCCCTCGACAAGGTCATCACGACGATGCGCCAGACGGGCGCGGACATGATGACCAAGTACAAGGAGACCGCGCGCGGCGGGCTCGCCGTGAACATCATCGAGTGCTGA
- a CDS encoding YeiH family protein has protein sequence MFQGTHLHPVDEGLPARLGGRVHEESHPENGWLIAPFVWWADGSGRTLPPMDTPLDAPRRTAAHVLIPLGAALSVLPFMSAGIALIAGLGVALLLGNPHVDFTRRVTHPLLSLAVVGLGAGMDLREVLAVGARGALSTVVSIGVCLLLGTWLARALGVQRETGLLISIGTAICGGSAIAAVVPVLRPREQEVSVALGTVFLLNAVALFVFPPLGHAVGLDAHQFGLWSALAIHDTSSVVGAALRYAPEALDVAAPVKLARALWIVPLTLALGAWRNRRDGTAARGQARKPWFILGFLAMAALVTWVPALRPAGHVLADMSRRALVLTLFLIGTNLTRSAVQAVGVRPLAQGVLLWVCMASASLGALVLHLIG, from the coding sequence GTGTTCCAGGGAACGCACCTCCACCCGGTGGACGAGGGGTTGCCCGCCCGCCTGGGTGGGCGCGTCCACGAGGAGAGCCATCCAGAAAACGGATGGCTCATCGCGCCTTTCGTCTGGTGGGCTGATGGTTCGGGGCGCACCTTGCCGCCCATGGACACGCCCCTGGATGCCCCTCGCCGCACCGCCGCGCATGTGTTGATTCCCCTCGGGGCCGCGCTCAGCGTCCTGCCCTTCATGTCCGCGGGCATCGCGCTGATCGCGGGGCTCGGGGTGGCCCTGTTGCTGGGCAACCCCCACGTGGACTTCACCCGCAGGGTGACCCACCCCCTGCTGTCGCTCGCGGTGGTGGGGCTGGGCGCCGGCATGGATCTGCGCGAGGTGCTGGCGGTGGGTGCACGGGGCGCGCTCTCCACCGTGGTGAGCATCGGGGTGTGTCTGCTGCTGGGCACGTGGCTGGCGCGTGCGTTGGGTGTTCAGCGCGAGACGGGGCTGCTCATCAGCATCGGCACGGCCATCTGCGGGGGCAGCGCCATCGCCGCCGTGGTGCCCGTGCTCCGGCCCCGGGAGCAGGAGGTCTCCGTGGCGCTCGGGACGGTGTTCCTGCTCAACGCCGTGGCGCTCTTCGTCTTTCCTCCGCTGGGGCACGCCGTGGGGCTCGACGCCCATCAGTTCGGCCTGTGGAGCGCGCTGGCCATCCACGACACGAGCTCCGTGGTGGGCGCGGCCCTTCGCTATGCTCCCGAGGCCCTGGACGTGGCCGCGCCGGTGAAGCTGGCCCGGGCGCTGTGGATCGTCCCGCTCACCCTGGCGCTGGGCGCGTGGCGCAACCGCCGGGATGGCACGGCGGCCCGGGGACAGGCGCGCAAGCCCTGGTTCATCCTCGGCTTCCTCGCCATGGCGGCGCTCGTCACCTGGGTTCCCGCCCTGCGTCCCGCGGGGCACGTGCTGGCCGACATGTCCCGGCGGGCCCTCGTGCTGACGCTGTTCCTCATTGGCACCAACCTCACCCGGAGCGCCGTCCAGGCCGTGGGCGTGCGGCCCCTCGCCCAGGGCGTCCTCTTGTGGGTGTGCATGGCCAGTGCGAGCCTCGGCGCCCTCGTGCTGCACCTCATCGGGTGA
- a CDS encoding LysR family transcriptional regulator translates to MFTRLDPRRLETFRVVATMGQVSAASRLLHLSQPAVTAQVRQLERECGRPLLVRTARGVRPNEAGRVLLEYAQRLHHLLEEAATAVADEEEVGGELALAASTTLASYVVPDLLASFLRVHRGVQVRLEVGNTEQVLAWVGEERVPLGLVEGHARAARIRLEHYLDDELIPVVSARAPAELMRVRTGKELHDVPLLWRESGSGTRAVLERALRQAGVRRGPQPGDLQLGSTEAIKGAVAAGLGVGFLSRWSIQDELASGRLRTLPIPDLRVKRAFSWVLPVDAPSGVAGRFLRHARAVPPILNAP, encoded by the coding sequence CTGTTCACGCGTCTGGATCCCCGCCGGCTCGAGACCTTCCGGGTAGTGGCCACGATGGGGCAGGTGTCCGCGGCCTCGCGGCTGCTGCACCTGTCGCAGCCGGCCGTCACCGCGCAGGTGCGTCAGCTCGAGCGCGAGTGTGGCCGGCCCCTGCTGGTGCGCACCGCGCGGGGCGTGCGGCCCAACGAGGCGGGCCGGGTGTTGCTCGAGTACGCCCAGCGGCTGCACCACCTGCTGGAGGAAGCCGCGACGGCGGTGGCGGACGAGGAGGAAGTGGGGGGGGAACTGGCGCTGGCGGCGAGCACCACCCTGGCCAGCTACGTGGTGCCGGACTTGCTGGCCTCGTTCCTGCGTGTCCACCGGGGCGTGCAGGTGCGGCTGGAGGTGGGCAACACCGAGCAGGTGCTGGCCTGGGTGGGCGAGGAGCGGGTGCCGCTGGGGCTGGTGGAAGGACATGCCCGCGCGGCCCGCATCCGCCTGGAGCACTATCTGGACGACGAGCTCATCCCCGTGGTCTCCGCCCGGGCCCCCGCGGAGCTCATGCGCGTGCGCACCGGGAAGGAGCTCCATGACGTTCCCCTGCTCTGGCGCGAGTCCGGCTCGGGCACCCGCGCCGTGCTGGAGCGGGCCCTGCGCCAGGCCGGTGTGCGCCGGGGGCCCCAGCCGGGGGATCTCCAACTGGGCAGCACCGAGGCCATCAAGGGCGCGGTGGCGGCGGGCCTGGGCGTGGGCTTCCTCTCGCGCTGGAGCATCCAGGACGAGCTGGCCTCGGGCCGGCTGAGGACCTTGCCGATCCCCGACCTGCGGGTGAAGCGGGCGTTCTCGTGGGTGCTGCCGGTGGATGCACCCTCGGGGGTCGCCGGGCGGTTCCTGCGCCATGCCCGCGCCGTGCCCCCGATCCTGAACGCTCCTTGA
- a CDS encoding DUF2845 domain-containing protein produces MRALLMTLAVSTCVLLPVRGEAATLRCGNQLASDGASKSDVLMRCGEPMAKESHTETVGEKTSTRNEQGGTTQQHTVQKTIEEWTYNFGPSRLMQVAVFENGRLVDVRSGGYGR; encoded by the coding sequence ATGCGCGCCCTCTTGATGACCCTGGCTGTCTCCACCTGTGTGCTGCTCCCTGTCCGGGGAGAAGCGGCCACGCTGCGCTGCGGCAACCAACTGGCCTCGGATGGGGCTTCCAAGTCGGATGTCCTGATGCGGTGCGGAGAACCGATGGCCAAGGAGAGCCACACGGAGACCGTGGGCGAGAAGACGAGCACCCGGAACGAGCAGGGCGGCACGACCCAGCAACACACCGTGCAGAAGACGATCGAGGAGTGGACGTACAACTTCGGCCCCTCGCGCCTGATGCAGGTGGCGGTGTTCGAGAATGGCCGGCTCGTCGACGTGCGCAGCGGCGGCTACGGCCGCTAG